In the genome of Halobacterium noricense, one region contains:
- the acs gene encoding acetate--CoA ligase, translated as MPDQDADPELEARLPEGEVFEPPESFVEQANVSDPDIYDEFEQNWPACWEHAADHLSWDEEYDTVLDDSNPPFYEWFTGGELNASYNCIDRHVEDGRGDEAALEWVGEPTDETRTYTYAELQREVEEFAAALRDRGVEEDDIVTLYMPMIPELPIAMLACARIGAPHSVVFAGFSADALATRMNSADSEYLVTCDGYYRRGDPLDHLEKTNEGLEGVEHEVSDVVVVDRLDDDGFGHDLAANQTDYDDLVAEFEGAEVDPVPRDAEDMLFLMYTSGTTGQPKGVKHTTGGYLSYAAWTSHAVLDVKPEDTYWCSADIGWITGHSYIVYGPLALGTTSVMYEGTPDYPDKDRLWEIVDDYDVTQLYTAPTAIRAFMKWGKEYPDQHDLSSLRLLGTVGEPINPRAWKWYYTHIGDEDCPVVDTWWQTETGGMMITTLPAINDMKPGSAGPPLPGIDANIVDTTGEEVSAGEAGYLTVNNPWPGMLRTLYDNDERFIEEYWTEYSDTESSDSEDWVYFPEDGAKIDEDGYITVLGRVDDVINVSGHRLGTMEIESAIVGVEGVAEAAVVGGDHELKGEAVYAYVITEDGYEGDEDLRERIIAGVEDAIGPIARPEEVVFTTELPKTRSGKIMRRLLEDIANDDDLGNTSTLRNPEVVEDIQSKVSDD; from the coding sequence ATGCCAGACCAAGACGCTGACCCGGAACTCGAAGCCCGCCTCCCCGAGGGGGAGGTCTTCGAGCCCCCGGAGTCGTTCGTCGAACAGGCGAACGTCTCGGACCCCGACATCTACGACGAGTTCGAGCAGAACTGGCCGGCGTGTTGGGAGCACGCCGCCGACCACCTCTCGTGGGACGAGGAGTACGACACCGTCCTCGACGACTCGAACCCGCCGTTCTACGAGTGGTTCACGGGCGGCGAGCTGAACGCGAGCTACAACTGCATCGACCGGCACGTAGAGGACGGCCGCGGCGACGAGGCGGCCCTCGAATGGGTCGGCGAACCGACCGACGAGACGCGCACGTACACGTACGCCGAACTCCAGCGCGAAGTCGAGGAGTTCGCGGCCGCGCTCCGGGACCGCGGCGTCGAGGAGGACGACATCGTCACCCTCTACATGCCGATGATTCCGGAACTTCCGATTGCGATGCTGGCGTGTGCGCGCATCGGCGCGCCACACTCCGTCGTCTTCGCTGGCTTCTCCGCGGACGCCCTCGCCACGCGGATGAACTCCGCGGACTCGGAGTATCTGGTGACCTGCGACGGCTACTATCGCCGCGGCGACCCGCTCGACCACCTCGAAAAGACCAACGAGGGGCTCGAAGGCGTCGAGCACGAGGTCAGCGACGTGGTCGTCGTCGACCGGCTGGACGACGACGGCTTCGGCCACGACCTCGCGGCCAACCAGACCGACTACGACGACCTCGTCGCGGAGTTCGAGGGCGCCGAAGTCGACCCCGTCCCGCGGGACGCCGAGGACATGCTGTTCCTGATGTATACGTCGGGAACCACCGGCCAGCCCAAGGGCGTCAAACACACGACGGGCGGCTACCTGTCGTACGCGGCGTGGACGAGCCACGCCGTCCTGGACGTCAAGCCCGAGGACACCTACTGGTGTTCGGCTGACATCGGCTGGATCACCGGCCACTCGTACATCGTCTACGGGCCGCTCGCGCTCGGCACCACGTCGGTGATGTACGAGGGGACCCCGGACTACCCGGACAAGGACCGCCTTTGGGAAATCGTCGACGACTACGACGTCACCCAGTTGTACACCGCGCCGACAGCCATTCGCGCATTCATGAAGTGGGGCAAGGAGTACCCCGACCAACACGACCTCTCCAGTCTCCGCCTGCTGGGAACCGTTGGCGAACCCATCAATCCGCGTGCGTGGAAGTGGTACTACACGCACATCGGCGACGAGGACTGCCCGGTGGTGGACACGTGGTGGCAGACCGAGACCGGCGGCATGATGATTACCACGCTGCCCGCCATCAACGACATGAAGCCGGGCTCGGCGGGACCGCCGCTTCCCGGCATCGACGCGAACATCGTCGACACCACGGGTGAAGAAGTGAGCGCCGGCGAAGCCGGCTACCTCACGGTCAACAACCCGTGGCCGGGCATGCTGCGGACGCTGTACGACAACGACGAGCGCTTCATCGAGGAGTACTGGACGGAGTACTCGGACACCGAGAGCAGCGACTCCGAGGACTGGGTCTACTTCCCCGAGGACGGCGCGAAAATCGACGAGGACGGCTACATCACCGTGCTCGGGCGGGTGGACGACGTCATCAACGTCTCCGGCCACCGCCTCGGCACGATGGAAATCGAGTCGGCCATCGTCGGCGTCGAGGGCGTCGCCGAAGCCGCCGTCGTCGGCGGCGACCACGAACTGAAAGGCGAAGCCGTCTACGCGTACGTCATCACCGAGGACGGCTACGAGGGAGACGAGGACCTCCGCGAGCGCATCATCGCCGGTGTCGAGGACGCCATCGGCCCCATCGCGCGCCCGGAGGAAGTCGTGTTCACGACCGAACTCCCGAAGACCCGTTCGGGGAAGATTATGCGGCGGCTCCTGGAGGACATCGCCAACGACGACGACCTCGGCAACACCTCCACGCTGCGGAATCCGGAAGTCGTCGAGGACATCCAGTCGAAAGTCTCCGACGACTAA
- a CDS encoding bacterio-opsin activator domain-containing protein, producing MLCEVLSLDPFVEDADRGDVAAAFAGTDLAPAHQPAEAAAEPDPRFDAAFDRVRAVGDTLAETSTRDGVEQRTCAALVEGDAYEFAWIARHSGGTLHAETHAGAADATVDVAADDGAVAQALASGEVRATNDVHGDAAFADWRAPADEAEFSAAATVPVDDGETTYGVLGVGVDGTISDRERDLLADLGQRVGRTVTVVQQRQLLLADTVLELAFETTGDESFFAAVAAEHGCTFELDGVVPGEEGALLYFVRLSGASAETVLSWAADQPAVVDGRLVRDYGDESLLELGVAGADVAKVLADRGASVRKVTATPAEQRVVVDVTTDTDVRSLVAAVTDAFPDAELVSKRERDRPDETSAAFRASLHESLTDKQASVLRAAYHAGYFEWPRGSTAEELADAIGITSPTLHNHLRRAQQKLLTAFFAEDDVGRGGVEWPDD from the coding sequence ATGCTTTGTGAGGTACTGAGTCTCGACCCGTTCGTCGAGGACGCCGACCGCGGCGACGTCGCCGCAGCGTTCGCCGGCACCGACCTCGCGCCCGCGCACCAGCCCGCTGAAGCCGCCGCGGAGCCGGACCCGCGCTTCGACGCCGCGTTCGACCGCGTGCGCGCCGTCGGGGACACCCTCGCCGAGACGTCCACGCGGGACGGCGTCGAGCAACGAACCTGCGCGGCGCTCGTCGAGGGTGACGCCTACGAGTTCGCGTGGATTGCGCGGCACAGCGGCGGCACACTACACGCTGAGACGCACGCGGGCGCGGCCGACGCGACGGTCGACGTGGCCGCCGACGACGGTGCCGTCGCGCAAGCCCTCGCTTCCGGGGAGGTACGGGCCACGAACGACGTCCACGGTGACGCGGCGTTCGCCGACTGGCGCGCACCCGCCGACGAGGCCGAGTTCAGTGCGGCCGCTACGGTGCCCGTCGACGACGGCGAGACGACCTACGGCGTGCTCGGCGTCGGTGTCGACGGCACCATCAGCGACCGCGAACGCGACCTGCTCGCGGACCTCGGCCAGCGGGTCGGTCGCACCGTCACGGTCGTTCAGCAGCGCCAACTCCTGCTGGCAGACACGGTCCTCGAATTGGCGTTCGAGACGACCGGCGACGAGTCGTTTTTCGCCGCGGTGGCCGCCGAACACGGCTGCACGTTCGAGTTGGACGGCGTCGTGCCCGGCGAGGAGGGCGCGCTCCTCTACTTCGTACGGCTGTCGGGCGCGTCCGCGGAGACAGTACTGTCGTGGGCGGCCGACCAGCCCGCGGTCGTGGACGGGCGCCTCGTCCGAGACTACGGCGACGAGTCGCTACTCGAACTCGGGGTCGCGGGTGCGGACGTGGCGAAGGTGTTGGCCGACCGCGGTGCCTCGGTCCGCAAGGTGACGGCGACGCCCGCTGAACAGCGCGTCGTTGTCGACGTCACGACGGACACGGACGTTCGGTCGCTGGTCGCGGCCGTCACCGACGCGTTCCCGGACGCGGAACTCGTCTCGAAGCGCGAGCGCGACCGGCCCGACGAGACCTCCGCGGCGTTCCGCGCGTCGCTGCACGAGTCGCTGACGGACAAGCAGGCGTCGGTGCTGCGCGCGGCCTACCACGCGGGCTACTTCGAGTGGCCGCGTGGCAGCACCGCAGAGGAACTCGCGGACGCCATCGGCATCACGTCGCCGACACTCCACAATCACCTGCGGCGCGCCCAACAGAAGCTCCTCACCGCGTTCTTCGCGGAGGACGACGTCGGTCGCGGCGGCGTCGAGTGGCCCGACGACTGA
- a CDS encoding ISH3 family transposase produces MSTTQQADSEIHEDQLLNFLVNTLEEEVPLSLANNAEITTEGIYEVLVGACADGTSVSTLCASSQNGPAANTILYHLRTKFEPKRLERVANTLLRRDIVELLPEQVEVCADLHLRPYYGDEDDTENLYHSEAKRGTTAFHAYATLYARVKNKRYTLAVRRLEDGDTASSVLAEFLGVLDGLDADVKAVYLDRGFYDSKCLTLLQAHNYAYVVPIIQWGKTIQQELAEGWSRVIQHDLTGKLDGHSWTVEFPVYIDCTYLNGRYDDHGVARHGYAADAPFIETPRQARYHYSKRFGIESSYRLSEQAIATTTTRNATVRLLYVVVSLLLQNAWRYLHYEYVATPRRGGRRLWWWPYKEFVNMVRRAAWTALAVRRAVPANRPPDDRFHR; encoded by the coding sequence GTGTCTACGACCCAGCAAGCAGACAGTGAGATTCACGAGGACCAGCTTCTTAACTTTCTCGTCAACACCCTTGAGGAGGAAGTTCCGCTTTCCTTAGCCAATAACGCTGAAATCACTACTGAGGGCATCTATGAGGTCCTCGTCGGCGCTTGCGCCGACGGGACCTCTGTCTCTACGCTCTGTGCGTCGAGTCAGAACGGCCCCGCTGCCAACACGATCCTCTACCATCTCCGGACGAAGTTCGAGCCCAAACGGCTCGAACGAGTCGCTAACACGCTTCTTCGACGAGATATCGTCGAACTGCTTCCTGAGCAGGTGGAGGTCTGCGCAGACCTCCACCTGCGGCCCTACTACGGTGATGAAGACGACACGGAGAACCTCTATCACTCGGAAGCCAAGCGTGGAACCACCGCATTCCACGCCTACGCCACACTCTACGCGCGTGTGAAGAACAAACGATATACGCTGGCGGTGCGCCGTCTCGAAGACGGCGACACCGCCAGCAGTGTCCTCGCTGAGTTTCTTGGTGTACTCGACGGCCTTGACGCCGATGTCAAGGCCGTCTACCTTGATCGCGGATTCTACGACAGCAAGTGTCTCACGCTGTTGCAGGCGCACAACTACGCCTACGTGGTCCCGATCATTCAGTGGGGGAAGACGATTCAGCAGGAACTTGCGGAAGGGTGGAGTCGCGTCATTCAACACGATCTGACGGGGAAACTCGACGGTCACAGCTGGACCGTCGAGTTTCCCGTCTACATCGACTGTACGTACCTGAACGGACGGTACGACGACCACGGTGTGGCGCGTCACGGCTACGCCGCTGACGCGCCGTTTATCGAGACACCACGCCAGGCTCGATACCATTACTCGAAACGCTTCGGTATCGAGTCAAGCTATCGCTTGTCCGAGCAAGCGATAGCGACGACAACGACGCGAAACGCGACGGTGAGACTTCTGTACGTTGTGGTGAGTCTGCTCTTGCAGAATGCGTGGCGGTATCTGCACTACGAATACGTGGCGACGCCGCGCCGAGGCGGGCGTCGCCTCTGGTGGTGGCCGTACAAGGAGTTCGTGAATATGGTTCGGCGGGCTGCGTGGACGGCCCTCGCGGTGCGTCGGGCCGTCCCCGCGAATCGGCCACCTGACGACCGGTTCCACCGGTAG
- a CDS encoding site-specific integrase: MSEGDPAALSEASYERLRRATETYREELVVRLAGEAGLRPAEIARVRPADVTTHDHADIAHNFLSVRDEDGEVVRDAYLPADVEHDLRQYARTVGVDAEERVVAVSPRRVQMLVADVGDRAADRTGDDALRDVSTRTLRRFFTRQLLDEGVDPRAVAAVGGWERLASLSTSQSRLVRTSAC; the protein is encoded by the coding sequence ATGAGCGAGGGTGACCCGGCGGCGCTGTCCGAGGCGTCCTACGAGCGGCTCCGCCGAGCCACGGAGACCTACCGCGAGGAACTCGTCGTCCGGCTCGCCGGGGAAGCCGGGCTCCGGCCCGCGGAAATCGCGCGCGTCCGGCCCGCAGACGTCACGACGCACGACCACGCGGATATCGCCCACAACTTCCTCAGCGTCCGCGACGAGGACGGCGAGGTCGTTCGCGACGCCTACCTGCCCGCGGACGTCGAACACGACCTCCGCCAGTACGCCCGCACGGTCGGTGTCGACGCCGAGGAACGCGTGGTAGCGGTGTCGCCGCGGCGCGTCCAGATGCTCGTCGCCGACGTCGGCGACCGCGCAGCCGACCGCACCGGCGACGACGCGCTCCGGGACGTCTCCACGCGGACGCTCCGCCGGTTCTTCACCCGACAGCTCCTCGACGAGGGCGTCGACCCACGTGCGGTGGCGGCCGTCGGCGGCTGGGAGCGCCTCGCCAGTCTCAGTACATCACAAAGCCGCTTAGTTAGAACGTCTGCTTGCTGA
- the acs gene encoding acetate--CoA ligase translates to MPSDESWHSGVAGESVEPPASFVDQANVTDPDVREQFEREWPACWERAADLLDWSDDYDAVIGGDGPPFRWFDGGTLNASYNCIDRHLDDRKNQVALTWEGRLGESRSYSYLDLYREVNEFAAALRELGVEEEDVVTLYMPVVPELPIAMLACARIGAPHSVVFAGFSADALAMRMDDADSEYLVTCDGYYRRGAPVHQKNKADNAAIALDDGIEATVVVDRLGVRKTTPSSSAVDRETQGVSRDDDTPLAADEYDYGDLVTEHRGETVDPVPRDATDQLFLIYTSGTTGEPTGVRHTTGGYLAHAAWTSHAVLDIRPEDTHWCSADIGWITGHSYTVYGPLALGSTTMLYEGTPDHPEKDRVWELIERNAVDVFYTAPTAIRAFMKWGEQHPDSHDLSSLRLLGTVGEPINPRAWQWYHEHIGNGECPVVDTWWQTETGGMMVSTLPGVDEMKPGSTGLPLPGIDAKVVDGDGDSVEPGETGYLVVTSPWPGMPLSMVENDGWFTDHTSVFPDLSDYDWAYFTEDGATVDEDGYVTLLGRVDDVINVSGHRFGTMEIESAIADVEGVAEAAVVSGPHDLKGQAVYAYVSAAEETDWDALRERIADAVDAAIGPIAVPDVVVFTPELPKTRSGKVMRRLLEDIANDDDLGDTSALRNPEVVGELESALGERD, encoded by the coding sequence ATGCCGAGCGACGAGTCCTGGCACAGTGGGGTCGCCGGTGAGTCCGTGGAGCCACCGGCGTCGTTTGTCGACCAAGCGAACGTCACCGACCCCGACGTCCGCGAGCAGTTCGAACGCGAGTGGCCGGCGTGCTGGGAACGCGCCGCCGACCTTCTCGACTGGAGCGACGATTACGACGCCGTCATCGGCGGCGACGGCCCGCCGTTCCGGTGGTTCGACGGCGGGACGCTGAACGCCAGTTACAACTGCATCGACCGCCACCTCGACGACCGCAAGAACCAGGTCGCGTTGACGTGGGAGGGCCGGCTCGGCGAGTCACGGTCGTACTCGTATCTGGACCTCTACCGGGAGGTTAACGAATTCGCGGCCGCGCTCCGCGAGCTGGGCGTCGAGGAGGAGGACGTGGTCACGCTGTACATGCCGGTCGTCCCCGAACTCCCGATTGCGATGCTGGCGTGCGCGCGCATCGGCGCACCCCACTCCGTCGTCTTCGCTGGCTTCTCCGCGGACGCCCTCGCGATGCGCATGGACGACGCCGACTCGGAGTATCTGGTGACCTGCGACGGCTACTACCGCCGCGGCGCGCCCGTCCACCAGAAGAACAAGGCCGATAACGCCGCCATCGCGCTCGACGACGGCATCGAGGCGACCGTCGTCGTCGACCGCCTCGGCGTTCGGAAGACGACTCCGTCGTCTTCCGCAGTCGACAGAGAGACGCAGGGCGTCTCTCGGGATGACGACACGCCGCTGGCCGCCGACGAGTACGACTACGGCGACCTCGTCACCGAGCACCGCGGCGAGACCGTCGACCCCGTGCCCCGCGACGCGACTGACCAGTTGTTCCTCATCTACACGTCCGGAACGACGGGCGAACCCACCGGCGTCCGCCACACGACGGGAGGCTACCTCGCGCACGCGGCGTGGACGAGCCACGCCGTGCTGGACATCCGCCCCGAGGACACGCACTGGTGTTCGGCGGATATTGGCTGGATTACCGGCCACTCCTACACCGTCTACGGGCCACTGGCGCTCGGGTCGACGACGATGCTCTACGAGGGGACGCCCGACCACCCCGAGAAGGACCGCGTCTGGGAGCTCATCGAGCGCAACGCGGTCGACGTCTTCTACACCGCGCCGACCGCCATCCGCGCGTTCATGAAGTGGGGCGAACAACACCCGGACAGCCACGACCTCTCCAGTCTCCGCCTGCTGGGGACGGTCGGCGAACCCATCAACCCGCGCGCGTGGCAGTGGTATCACGAACACATCGGGAACGGGGAGTGCCCGGTGGTAGACACGTGGTGGCAGACCGAGACCGGCGGCATGATGGTCTCCACGCTCCCGGGAGTCGACGAGATGAAGCCGGGTTCGACGGGCCTCCCGCTCCCGGGCATCGACGCGAAGGTCGTCGACGGCGACGGTGACTCCGTCGAGCCGGGTGAGACCGGCTACCTCGTCGTCACGAGCCCGTGGCCGGGGATGCCGCTGTCGATGGTCGAGAACGACGGCTGGTTCACCGACCACACGTCCGTCTTCCCGGACCTCTCCGACTACGACTGGGCGTACTTCACGGAGGACGGCGCGACCGTCGACGAGGACGGCTACGTCACGCTACTCGGGCGGGTGGACGACGTCATCAACGTCTCCGGCCACCGTTTCGGGACCATGGAGATCGAGTCCGCCATCGCTGACGTCGAGGGCGTCGCCGAAGCCGCCGTCGTCAGCGGCCCCCACGACCTCAAAGGGCAAGCCGTCTACGCGTACGTCAGCGCCGCCGAGGAAACCGACTGGGACGCGCTCCGCGAGCGCATCGCCGACGCCGTCGACGCCGCAATCGGCCCTATCGCGGTCCCGGACGTGGTCGTGTTCACGCCCGAACTCCCGAAGACGCGCTCCGGGAAGGTGATGCGCCGCCTCCTCGAAGACATCGCCAACGACGACGACCTCGGGGACACCAGCGCGCTCCGCAACCCCGAGGTCGTGGGCGAACTCGAATCGGCGCTCGGCGAGCGCGACTGA
- a CDS encoding pyridoxal-phosphate-dependent aminotransferase family protein: MTEKREYTGDYDDKTLYIPGPTEVRDEVLDAMCEPMFGHRMDQMTDLYTTIVEDTKTFLDTDNEVIILTASGTEFWEASTLNLVDENILVPTCGSFSERHANVAERLGKDVDRLEYDWGEAIKPGDIRDALESSDKHYDVVATVMNESSTGVRNPIEEIGDVVADYPDTFFVVDAVSALGGDYVDIDEHGIDVIFASTQKAFAMPPGLAVCVVSDDAYDRELENDSASWYGGFQRSLDYYDRKGQTHSTPAIPIMLAYRKQMKHMLQEGHLARGRRHQAMAEYTREWAHEHFDVFPEEGYESQTVSCIENTQDLDIAAVIEEVSEEYDMAFSNGYGSTLGGKTFRIGHMGEHTVESIQALTDAIEDVAGL; this comes from the coding sequence ATGACCGAAAAACGCGAGTACACCGGCGACTACGACGACAAGACGCTGTACATCCCGGGGCCGACGGAAGTCCGTGACGAGGTGCTGGACGCCATGTGCGAGCCGATGTTCGGCCACCGCATGGACCAGATGACGGACCTCTACACGACCATCGTCGAGGACACGAAGACGTTCCTCGACACCGACAACGAGGTCATCATCCTCACCGCGTCGGGGACGGAATTCTGGGAGGCCTCGACGCTGAACCTCGTCGACGAGAACATTCTCGTGCCGACCTGTGGGAGTTTCAGCGAGCGCCACGCGAACGTCGCCGAGCGACTCGGGAAGGACGTCGACCGCCTCGAATACGACTGGGGGGAGGCCATCAAGCCCGGCGACATCCGGGACGCGCTCGAATCCAGCGACAAACACTACGACGTCGTCGCCACCGTGATGAACGAGAGTTCCACGGGCGTCCGCAACCCCATCGAGGAAATCGGCGACGTCGTCGCCGACTACCCGGACACGTTCTTCGTCGTCGACGCCGTCTCCGCGCTCGGCGGCGACTACGTCGACATCGACGAGCACGGCATCGACGTCATCTTCGCGTCCACGCAGAAGGCGTTCGCCATGCCGCCGGGGCTGGCGGTCTGTGTCGTCAGCGACGACGCCTACGACCGCGAACTGGAGAACGACTCGGCGTCGTGGTACGGCGGCTTCCAGCGCTCGCTGGACTACTACGATCGGAAGGGACAGACCCACTCGACGCCCGCGATTCCCATCATGCTCGCGTACCGCAAGCAGATGAAGCACATGCTCCAGGAGGGCCATCTCGCGCGCGGCCGGCGCCACCAGGCGATGGCCGAGTACACCCGCGAGTGGGCGCACGAGCACTTCGACGTCTTCCCCGAGGAGGGCTACGAATCCCAGACCGTGAGCTGCATCGAGAACACGCAGGACCTCGACATCGCGGCGGTCATCGAGGAGGTCTCCGAGGAGTACGACATGGCGTTCTCGAACGGCTACGGGTCGACGCTCGGCGGGAAGACGTTCCGCATCGGGCACATGGGCGAGCACACCGTCGAGAGCATCCAGGCGCTGACTGACGCCATCGAGGATGTCGCCGGCCTCTAG
- a CDS encoding GNAT family N-acetyltransferase, with protein sequence MPPNTTRTADAPAGRIGTEQPPRSDDRFPVPPVAFRDDEGRRISIRTADADDFDALAAMYDDFHAESRAQQIPPVDERRRRDWLETLLADGWDVAAYHEDAPVGHASLVPIDESTAELAIFVAPGYQLAGIGSRLLRTLLGYGSAHGVEGVWLTVDRTNRVALNLYRSIGFTAVGGGAEHEMELDL encoded by the coding sequence ATGCCACCGAACACGACGCGGACGGCCGACGCCCCCGCCGGACGCATCGGCACCGAGCAACCCCCGCGGTCCGACGACCGATTCCCCGTCCCGCCCGTCGCGTTCCGCGACGACGAGGGCCGACGCATCTCCATTCGTACGGCCGACGCCGACGACTTCGACGCGCTGGCGGCGATGTACGACGACTTCCACGCCGAGAGCCGCGCCCAGCAGATTCCACCGGTCGACGAACGCCGCCGCCGCGACTGGCTCGAGACGCTGCTCGCGGACGGCTGGGACGTCGCCGCGTACCACGAGGACGCGCCGGTCGGCCACGCGTCGCTCGTCCCCATCGACGAGTCGACGGCGGAACTGGCTATCTTCGTCGCGCCCGGCTACCAGCTCGCCGGCATCGGCTCCCGGCTCCTCCGGACGCTGCTGGGCTACGGGAGCGCCCACGGCGTCGAGGGGGTCTGGCTGACCGTCGATCGGACGAACCGCGTCGCGCTGAACCTCTACCGGTCGATCGGGTTCACGGCGGTCGGTGGGGGTGCCGAACACGAGATGGAACTGGACCTCTAA
- a CDS encoding DUF7490 domain-containing protein, with amino-acid sequence MRRERVLAAGIAVLLVASAVTMVAVPGVFADREPEDVRPGRANIQEVTLATNGVSGGTVTLGVTSYLQHYGGTSENVSVLVRAVDLDSGLVETTRRVDVDTISGDREVPVEVNVSVAREGGYRIETVLYSDDQRVGTISKTVRGVSTVQAGGRAAFHDFAAGLPSIQYSVTDAGPNRTALDVSTYLTNSGAASSGPVTVELIVRQAESNIVAARTTIPVSEVAPGETVAPSTTVTVPAGYNYYLDAVLRKNGVIVDAARSAANLDPQERIEANTTVRDVGLQVEDFEQTDGQDQPQPTPDSEGSTGGGVPGFGPVLAVVALAIGAAITWRTRS; translated from the coding sequence ATGCGCCGGGAACGTGTCTTGGCCGCGGGAATCGCGGTGCTGCTCGTCGCCTCCGCAGTGACGATGGTCGCCGTCCCCGGCGTGTTCGCCGACCGCGAACCCGAGGACGTCCGTCCCGGCCGCGCCAACATTCAGGAAGTGACGTTAGCCACCAACGGCGTCTCCGGGGGAACGGTCACGCTGGGAGTGACGTCGTACCTCCAACACTACGGCGGCACGTCCGAGAACGTCAGCGTTCTCGTGCGCGCCGTCGACCTCGACTCCGGTCTCGTCGAGACGACTCGGAGGGTCGACGTCGATACGATCTCCGGCGACAGGGAGGTCCCCGTCGAGGTCAACGTCTCGGTCGCCCGCGAGGGCGGCTACCGCATCGAGACCGTGCTGTACAGCGACGACCAGCGAGTCGGCACGATTTCGAAGACCGTTCGCGGCGTCAGCACCGTGCAAGCGGGCGGCCGCGCGGCGTTCCACGACTTCGCCGCCGGGCTCCCGTCGATTCAGTACTCCGTCACCGACGCTGGCCCCAATCGGACGGCACTGGACGTCTCGACGTACCTCACGAACAGTGGTGCGGCCTCGTCCGGCCCCGTCACGGTCGAGCTAATCGTGCGGCAGGCCGAGTCGAACATCGTCGCGGCGCGCACGACCATCCCCGTCTCGGAGGTCGCGCCCGGTGAAACCGTCGCCCCGAGCACGACGGTCACCGTGCCCGCCGGCTACAACTACTACCTCGACGCGGTCCTCCGCAAGAACGGCGTTATCGTGGACGCGGCGCGTAGCGCGGCGAACCTCGACCCGCAGGAACGCATCGAGGCCAACACGACCGTCCGCGACGTCGGCCTCCAAGTCGAGGACTTCGAGCAAACGGACGGCCAAGACCAGCCACAGCCGACGCCTGACAGTGAGGGGAGTACCGGTGGTGGCGTCCCCGGGTTCGGGCCCGTGCTTGCGGTCGTCGCGCTCGCAATCGGCGCAGCCATCACTTGGAGGACACGCTCATGA
- a CDS encoding putative zinc-binding protein translates to MTDYDDLPLVYSCSGCSSAAQMANDLAVRLDRERVAEMSCIAGVGSDVPPLVTTATSGRPMLVVDGCPLECARKSLEQHDVTPDRHVNLAERGVPKEYHTDYDDEQAEDLYDDLVREVEQLTPTP, encoded by the coding sequence ATGACCGACTACGACGATCTGCCGCTGGTGTACTCGTGTTCGGGCTGTTCGAGCGCCGCCCAGATGGCCAACGACCTCGCGGTGAGACTCGACCGCGAGCGCGTCGCGGAGATGTCCTGTATCGCGGGCGTCGGCAGCGACGTCCCGCCGCTCGTGACCACCGCGACGTCCGGCCGGCCGATGCTCGTCGTCGACGGCTGCCCGCTGGAGTGTGCGCGCAAGAGCCTCGAACAGCACGACGTCACCCCGGACCGCCACGTCAACCTCGCCGAGCGCGGCGTCCCCAAGGAGTACCACACGGACTACGACGACGAGCAAGCCGAGGACCTCTACGACGACCTCGTGCGGGAAGTCGAACAGCTCACCCCGACGCCCTAG
- a CDS encoding DUF7835 family putative zinc beta-ribbon protein encodes MASKNIQSDGIVEQCSECGRERPHEVSIDILTESNDEQNAEFSREPYRVSECKACGTTTKTRMNNA; translated from the coding sequence ATGGCGAGCAAGAACATCCAATCCGACGGCATCGTCGAACAGTGCTCGGAGTGCGGGCGAGAGCGACCCCACGAGGTGTCTATCGACATCCTCACGGAGAGCAACGACGAGCAGAACGCGGAGTTCTCGCGCGAGCCCTACCGGGTCTCGGAGTGTAAGGCCTGCGGCACCACCACCAAAACCCGGATGAACAACGCGTAG